A part of Candidatus Hydrogenedentota bacterium genomic DNA contains:
- the ilvD gene encoding dihydroxy-acid dehydratase yields the protein MSLIKATGADIAEAMEKPFIAIANSHTELNPGHMHLRTLAEKAKEGVLAAGGIPFEFNVPAPCDGMSEGHEGMRYILPQRELIANIIETHARSMIFDGIVLIATCDKIIPGMIMAAARVDIPAIVLTGGPNAWQVRFETGYNESVDFKDYAGTPLGLSCCTGASCGACEVMGTANTFQCLSEAMGLALPGSANVPAFHPAKLQFARKTGARIVRMVEEGLNVRRILTRDALENAVMTDLAIGGSTNSALHLPAIAHELGIHLPLSVFNDFNRRIPTLLSISPNGPHGMMDLYAAGGMQGVLKALGDSLHLDALTVTGETIGQLLASAEIRNPAVIRPKSAPWHPEGGTVVLYGNLAPDGAVVKQSAVREDMRAFRGRARVMDSERAALEALGSGAVHEGDVLVIRYEGPKGGPGMPETLAVTLALAHSGLRRVALVTDGRFSGATEGPCVGHVSPEAYIGGPIAGVEEGDEVEIDIPNRLLRVRNTDPALRLGDFQPPCREVPPGFMRQYVKYVASAARGAIME from the coding sequence ATGTCGTTGATCAAGGCCACGGGGGCGGACATCGCCGAAGCCATGGAAAAACCCTTCATCGCAATCGCGAATTCGCACACGGAATTGAATCCGGGGCACATGCACCTGCGGACGCTGGCCGAAAAGGCCAAGGAAGGCGTCTTGGCCGCGGGAGGAATCCCCTTCGAGTTCAACGTGCCCGCGCCATGCGACGGAATGTCGGAAGGCCACGAGGGCATGCGTTACATTCTTCCCCAGCGCGAATTGATCGCGAACATCATCGAAACCCATGCCCGAAGTATGATCTTCGACGGTATCGTGCTGATTGCCACGTGCGACAAGATCATTCCGGGCATGATCATGGCCGCGGCGCGCGTGGACATCCCGGCCATCGTGCTGACCGGCGGACCGAACGCTTGGCAAGTCCGATTCGAGACCGGATACAACGAGAGCGTGGATTTCAAGGATTATGCCGGAACCCCGCTCGGCCTGTCTTGCTGCACGGGGGCCTCGTGCGGCGCCTGCGAAGTCATGGGCACAGCGAACACGTTCCAATGCCTGTCCGAAGCGATGGGACTCGCCCTACCCGGTTCCGCGAACGTGCCTGCGTTCCATCCCGCCAAACTGCAATTTGCCCGGAAAACCGGCGCGCGCATCGTGCGCATGGTCGAAGAAGGCCTGAATGTGCGCCGGATCCTCACGCGCGACGCGCTCGAAAACGCCGTCATGACGGACCTCGCCATCGGCGGTTCGACCAATTCGGCGCTCCACTTGCCCGCCATTGCCCACGAACTGGGCATCCATCTGCCATTGTCCGTTTTCAACGATTTCAACCGGCGCATACCGACCCTCTTGTCCATCAGTCCGAACGGCCCGCACGGCATGATGGACCTGTATGCGGCCGGCGGCATGCAGGGCGTGCTCAAGGCCTTGGGCGATTCGCTGCATCTCGACGCCCTGACGGTAACGGGGGAAACGATCGGACAACTTCTCGCGTCGGCGGAAATTCGAAATCCCGCGGTCATACGCCCCAAAAGCGCCCCGTGGCATCCCGAAGGCGGCACGGTCGTTCTCTATGGCAACCTTGCGCCCGACGGCGCCGTGGTCAAACAATCCGCTGTCCGCGAAGACATGCGCGCTTTCAGGGGGCGCGCCCGCGTGATGGACAGCGAACGCGCAGCCTTGGAGGCGCTTGGATCGGGCGCCGTCCATGAAGGCGATGTGCTCGTGATCCGCTACGAGGGCCCCAAGGGCGGCCCGGGCATGCCGGAAACGCTGGCCGTTACGTTGGCCCTGGCCCATTCCGGACTCCGGCGCGTCGCCTTGGTCACGGACGGCCGCTTCTCCGGGGCGACCGAAGGCCCCTGCGTCGGGCATGTATCCCCCGAAGCCTACATCGGCGGACCCATTGCCGGCGTCGAGGAGGGCGACGAAGTCGAGATAGACATTCCCAACCGGCTCCTGCGCGTCCGCAACACGGATCCCGCGTTGCGGCTGGGCGATTTCCAGCCGCCCTGCCGCGAAGTGCCCCCCGGCTTCATGCGCCAGTACGTCAAGTACGTCGCCTCCGCCGCCCGCGGGGCGATAATGGAATAA
- a CDS encoding sigma-70 family RNA polymerase sigma factor, giving the protein METGGTLERLSDSDLMLRVQWGSEPAFAEVYRRYYRRLLDFFFGMSRDVQMAEDLCHETFLRIWRLRARYSPSGSFAAYVFTVARHVWQEQRRQVFRQPRTLTPFSDDAPGNAFTIPDGHAPDEQACRAEIGEQVFAAIEKLPEEQRMAFVLRTVNGLSLYEIAAVMQCPVNTVRSRRLLAIRRLRELLQGLFVL; this is encoded by the coding sequence ATGGAAACGGGCGGCACATTGGAGAGGCTTTCGGACTCGGACCTCATGCTGCGCGTGCAATGGGGCAGCGAGCCCGCATTCGCCGAGGTGTACAGGCGCTATTATCGCCGGCTGCTGGATTTCTTTTTCGGCATGTCGCGGGATGTCCAGATGGCGGAGGATCTATGCCATGAAACCTTCCTGCGCATTTGGCGATTGCGCGCGCGATACAGCCCGTCCGGTTCGTTTGCGGCGTATGTGTTTACAGTGGCGCGGCATGTCTGGCAGGAACAACGCCGGCAAGTCTTCCGGCAACCACGCACGTTGACGCCATTTTCGGACGATGCGCCGGGCAATGCGTTTACCATTCCCGACGGCCATGCGCCGGACGAGCAGGCCTGTCGCGCCGAAATCGGTGAACAGGTCTTCGCGGCGATCGAAAAACTGCCCGAAGAACAGCGTATGGCCTTTGTGTTGCGCACGGTGAACGGCCTGTCGCTGTATGAAATCGCCGCGGTGATGCAGTGTCCGGTCAACACGGTTCGATCGCGGCGGTTGCTGGCGATTCGGCGTTTGCGTGAACTTTTACAGGGATTGTTTGTGTTATAG
- a CDS encoding zf-HC2 domain-containing protein translates to MECNDVIKRLVDWMDGGLPPRMQREIGEHLEQCYLCAEEAKMLASLEEMCRDALRCPEARNRFEALRPHLRTPHVIMPPPRYGLREALTGLLAASVVIAFGWLLAPYVQSGVHFARLPERVSTPDFEKLLDNEIAKDSPKGPIMTLLAWAREIQRVDPLAFGDGHFTQDAPSAEAPDDSRDKPVSMRPHERPRLLLADKNAPSA, encoded by the coding sequence ATGGAATGCAACGATGTGATCAAACGGCTCGTGGATTGGATGGACGGCGGCCTGCCTCCGCGCATGCAGCGTGAAATCGGCGAGCATCTGGAACAGTGTTACCTGTGCGCTGAAGAGGCAAAGATGCTGGCCTCGCTCGAGGAAATGTGCCGCGACGCCCTGCGGTGCCCGGAGGCGCGCAACCGGTTCGAGGCGCTTCGCCCGCATTTGCGGACACCGCACGTGATAATGCCCCCGCCCCGTTATGGTCTGCGCGAGGCCTTGACCGGGCTGCTGGCGGCGTCGGTGGTGATTGCGTTTGGTTGGCTGTTGGCGCCTTATGTGCAGTCCGGCGTTCATTTTGCCCGGCTGCCGGAACGCGTGAGCACCCCGGACTTCGAGAAACTACTCGACAACGAAATCGCCAAGGATTCGCCCAAGGGCCCTATAATGACTCTGCTGGCGTGGGCCCGCGAGATTCAACGCGTGGATCCGCTGGCTTTCGGCGACGGCCATTTTACGCAGGACGCCCCGTCCGCCGAAGCGCCGGACGATTCCCGGGACAAGCCCGTCTCGATGCGCCCGCATGAACGGCCGCGCCTGCTTCTTGCGGACAAAAATGCCCCCAGCGCGTAG
- a CDS encoding glycosyltransferase — MTARRLTLSRSLKAAMNYPKLAGPVPRLLVLESRYWLDTACANAARRLGWDVECVPVVAEGTLPREAVARLLRTLIEFRPDFLLSVNLGGMDVGGMFGGLFEDLGLPFVAWFVDDPRTIIMDRSCYATSRSLALTWERAYEPYLKSVGFPVVEYMPLAVDRSLFDAGPAETWTLPCTFVGNSMTAPAAQAWRKAAENTELADALKTALDTGRVTRETFAEGLAAILPEPLLSRLDAEFRMRAELALFTEATRRLRQCFIQALPGDAVCVFGDDGWDDIAQWRGGPVNYERDLAAVYRCSEINLNVTSMQMASAVNQRVFDCPAAGGFLLTDAQSSLMDLFDPDSEIVCYHSLDEAAALIREYRARPAKRKNIVQRARARVFNEHTYEHRLIDLEALVRAHFA; from the coding sequence ATGACAGCGCGCCGATTGACCTTATCGCGATCGCTCAAGGCGGCGATGAATTACCCCAAGTTGGCGGGTCCGGTTCCCCGTCTGCTCGTTTTGGAAAGCCGGTACTGGCTCGACACGGCGTGCGCGAACGCGGCGCGGCGCCTGGGATGGGACGTTGAATGCGTGCCGGTGGTCGCGGAAGGGACGCTGCCGCGCGAAGCGGTGGCGCGGCTACTGCGGACGCTGATCGAATTCCGGCCCGATTTTCTGTTGTCGGTCAATCTCGGCGGGATGGACGTGGGGGGGATGTTCGGGGGATTGTTCGAGGATTTGGGGCTTCCCTTTGTGGCGTGGTTTGTGGACGATCCGCGAACCATCATCATGGATCGTTCCTGTTATGCCACATCGCGTTCCCTCGCGCTCACGTGGGAACGCGCCTATGAGCCGTATCTGAAATCGGTGGGATTTCCCGTGGTCGAATACATGCCTTTGGCGGTGGATCGAAGTCTATTCGACGCGGGACCGGCGGAAACATGGACTCTGCCCTGCACCTTCGTCGGCAATTCAATGACGGCGCCCGCGGCCCAGGCATGGCGCAAGGCCGCGGAAAACACGGAATTGGCCGACGCCCTGAAAACGGCGCTCGACACGGGCCGCGTCACGCGCGAAACATTCGCGGAGGGACTGGCGGCCATCCTGCCGGAACCATTGCTTTCGCGGCTGGATGCCGAATTCAGGATGCGCGCCGAACTGGCGCTATTTACCGAGGCCACACGGCGGCTGCGCCAATGTTTCATCCAGGCGCTTCCAGGCGACGCAGTGTGTGTGTTCGGCGACGACGGATGGGACGACATCGCCCAATGGCGAGGGGGCCCGGTGAATTACGAACGCGATTTGGCGGCGGTTTACCGGTGTTCGGAAATCAATCTGAACGTGACGAGCATGCAAATGGCTTCCGCCGTGAACCAACGGGTTTTCGATTGTCCGGCGGCGGGCGGATTCCTGCTGACCGACGCGCAATCGTCGCTGATGGACTTGTTCGACCCGGACTCCGAAATCGTTTGCTACCATTCCCTCGACGAGGCGGCCGCGCTGATTCGCGAATATCGCGCAAGGCCCGCGAAGCGAAAGAACATCGTGCAGCGCGCACGCGCCCGCGTTTTCAATGAACACACTTACGAGCATCGCCTGATCGATCTGGAGGCATTGGTGCGCGCCCATTTCGCATGA
- a CDS encoding amidohydrolase family protein — translation MRQNKAPALTLMRKTRTKRAWLLAGVVLLILLAIFWPRRVHRQPVSATTDLKRIQEQRLIIDVHEHIASLEEVPKMLAAMDAAGIGKTCLMGSSRFTLTLNPSVGFTGYDEVNEELMKICEKYPDRFEAWPTLNPLDPDKLEKFSKLVDRGAKGLKLYLGHGYIVKKTNQYMFHPVAMDDPGMLPVYQYCQDHFVPVCLHVNPSPKAPGFAQEFIAVLDAFPDMKVVCPHFMLSSILQTRLEEFLDTYPNLYSDISFGHDDFLSAGLRRISKSPDKFRALFNKYPTRFMYATDLVVTPEALKTVEWIHDRFRVYLDMLTQTAYTTSVLPREEFRGLALKTDLLERILYKNFQDFTALKPKGTKITRKIDWNRMGVTPINRKPGEAIPPPPL, via the coding sequence ATGAGACAAAATAAAGCGCCTGCCCTGACCCTCATGCGAAAAACACGCACCAAACGCGCTTGGTTGCTCGCCGGTGTTGTCCTGCTGATCCTTCTCGCCATTTTCTGGCCCCGCCGGGTACACCGCCAGCCTGTTTCCGCCACCACCGACCTGAAGCGCATCCAGGAGCAGCGGCTCATCATTGACGTTCACGAGCACATCGCGTCGCTCGAGGAAGTCCCCAAAATGCTGGCGGCCATGGATGCGGCGGGCATTGGTAAAACCTGCCTCATGGGCAGTTCCCGTTTTACATTGACATTGAACCCCTCGGTCGGCTTTACCGGGTACGATGAAGTCAACGAGGAATTGATGAAGATCTGCGAAAAATATCCAGACCGTTTCGAGGCATGGCCCACCCTCAATCCGCTCGATCCGGACAAACTCGAAAAATTCAGCAAACTTGTCGATCGTGGCGCGAAAGGGCTCAAGCTGTATCTCGGCCACGGTTATATCGTCAAAAAGACGAACCAGTACATGTTCCATCCCGTGGCGATGGACGATCCCGGCATGCTGCCCGTCTATCAGTACTGCCAGGATCATTTTGTCCCTGTTTGCCTGCATGTCAATCCCAGCCCGAAAGCCCCCGGATTTGCGCAGGAATTCATCGCTGTTCTCGATGCGTTTCCCGACATGAAAGTCGTCTGCCCGCACTTCATGTTGTCGTCCATTCTCCAGACGCGGCTCGAGGAATTCCTCGACACCTATCCCAATTTGTATTCCGACATCTCGTTCGGGCACGACGATTTCCTGTCCGCCGGATTGCGCCGCATATCGAAGTCGCCCGACAAATTTCGCGCACTTTTCAACAAATACCCCACGCGGTTCATGTACGCGACCGATCTCGTCGTTACTCCCGAAGCGCTCAAGACCGTCGAATGGATTCACGACCGCTTCAGGGTTTATCTCGACATGCTCACGCAGACCGCTTACACCACGTCCGTGTTGCCCCGCGAAGAATTCAGGGGGCTTGCCCTCAAAACGGATCTCCTTGAACGCATCCTATATAAAAATTTTCAGGACTTCACCGCGCTCAAACCCAAAGGCACGAAGATTACGCGGAAGATTGACTGGAATCGCATGGGCGTCACGCCGATCAATCGCAAACCCGGCGAGGCCATTCCGCCGCCCCCGCTTTGA
- a CDS encoding amidohydrolase family protein, whose product MKRESKREDRNDTGKTPPPPAGRPKRALSGWEILVLVGVAFAAAAAVYQVLNRPPEGLPPPSDAPSDAPLRPFKVVNAHEHLFSRKYLDKYLNAAEKTGIARTLFVASSEYTLMGARKPQDKGNDENTEEILAAAREHPGRIIPFCTIHPNDPEKLDKIKRFREAGAMGLKLYTGHGNFYDKALDDPGMIPVYQYCAETKFPICWHVNITKYADEFERVMKQFPEMIVIVPHFGVTFFRPREEPWRVFQRLMDTYPNLYTDTSFGTRTILVDGFEAVSRDPEPFREFLKKYADRTLFGTDMVVTGNKEKTEPWIADVLRACREMLEKDAFRYALGAKGAAYAPRNSRNEAGVFRGLALDDDTLRKIYETNMERLFPSK is encoded by the coding sequence ATGAAACGCGAATCGAAGCGCGAAGATCGCAATGACACCGGGAAAACGCCCCCCCCGCCCGCCGGCCGCCCAAAGCGCGCCTTATCCGGTTGGGAAATCCTGGTTCTTGTGGGCGTGGCGTTTGCCGCCGCGGCGGCGGTCTACCAAGTGCTGAACCGCCCCCCGGAGGGACTGCCGCCGCCGTCCGACGCTCCGTCCGATGCGCCCTTGCGTCCGTTCAAGGTCGTGAACGCGCACGAGCACCTGTTTTCGCGGAAGTACCTCGACAAGTATCTCAACGCCGCCGAGAAGACCGGAATCGCTCGCACGCTTTTCGTGGCGAGTTCCGAATACACGCTCATGGGCGCACGCAAACCGCAGGACAAGGGCAACGACGAAAACACAGAGGAAATCCTTGCCGCCGCGCGCGAACATCCGGGGCGGATCATCCCGTTCTGCACCATCCATCCGAACGATCCGGAGAAACTCGACAAGATCAAGCGATTTCGCGAGGCCGGCGCGATGGGCCTCAAACTCTACACCGGCCACGGCAACTTCTACGACAAGGCGCTCGACGATCCCGGCATGATCCCCGTGTACCAATATTGCGCGGAAACCAAGTTTCCGATCTGCTGGCATGTCAATATCACGAAATACGCGGACGAATTCGAGCGCGTCATGAAACAGTTTCCCGAAATGATTGTCATCGTTCCACATTTCGGCGTGACGTTTTTCCGTCCACGCGAAGAGCCGTGGCGCGTCTTTCAACGCCTTATGGACACCTACCCGAACCTGTACACGGACACGAGTTTCGGCACGCGCACGATTCTCGTGGATGGATTCGAGGCGGTCAGCCGCGATCCGGAACCTTTCCGCGAATTTTTGAAGAAATACGCGGATCGCACCTTGTTCGGCACGGACATGGTGGTCACGGGAAACAAAGAGAAGACGGAACCGTGGATTGCGGACGTGTTGCGCGCATGCCGCGAAATGCTTGAAAAGGATGCCTTCCGCTATGCGCTCGGCGCCAAGGGCGCGGCCTATGCTCCACGCAACAGCCGCAACGAGGCAGGTGTTTTTCGCGGCCTTGCGCTTGACGATGACACGCTCCGGAAAATTTACGAAACCAATATGGAAAGGCTTTTTCCGTCGAAATGA
- a CDS encoding sugar phosphate isomerase/epimerase family protein: protein MKVGMLTGPFENEKLETVMDFAEEAGIPCLEVVAHPGSRHIDPARLTAAQAEKIKDMLAERGLQISSLAYYTDTTDPKRVKAVQAHAIKTIDAAAMLGVPTVCMLTGSPLPGMSKIDTIRQVVPKVFAPILAQARKKKINLAMENYFATCLQGLDTFEALFEVMKDDRFGLNYDPSHLYHQECDHLVPVSLYGRRIFHTHAKDTLVDKAKRAKVGIYGGGWWRYVIPGFGNINWGEYISHLRANGYDGVLSIEHEDGAQTREEGFCRGAWYLEQFC from the coding sequence ATGAAAGTCGGGATGTTGACGGGACCGTTCGAGAATGAAAAACTGGAAACGGTGATGGATTTCGCGGAGGAGGCGGGCATTCCCTGCCTGGAAGTGGTCGCCCATCCGGGGAGCCGGCACATCGATCCCGCCCGGCTGACCGCCGCGCAGGCGGAAAAAATCAAGGACATGCTGGCCGAGCGGGGTCTTCAGATTTCGAGCCTCGCCTATTACACGGACACCACCGATCCGAAACGTGTCAAGGCGGTCCAGGCGCATGCCATCAAAACAATAGATGCCGCGGCCATGCTCGGTGTGCCGACCGTGTGCATGCTGACCGGATCGCCGCTGCCGGGCATGAGCAAGATTGACACCATTCGGCAGGTGGTGCCCAAGGTTTTCGCGCCCATTTTGGCGCAAGCGCGCAAGAAGAAAATCAATCTTGCCATGGAAAATTACTTTGCGACATGCTTGCAGGGACTTGACACGTTCGAGGCGCTGTTCGAGGTCATGAAGGACGATCGCTTTGGTCTGAACTACGATCCGTCGCATTTGTATCACCAGGAATGCGATCATCTCGTTCCGGTGTCGCTTTACGGGCGGCGCATTTTCCACACGCACGCCAAGGACACGTTGGTGGACAAGGCGAAGCGCGCGAAAGTGGGCATTTACGGCGGCGGATGGTGGCGCTACGTGATCCCCGGATTCGGCAACATCAATTGGGGCGAATACATCAGTCATCTGCGCGCGAACGGGTATGACGGCGTGCTGAGCATCGAACACGAGGACGGCGCCCAGACGCGCGAGGAAGGATTCTGTCGCGGCGCATGGTATCTGGAGCAGTTTTGCTAG
- a CDS encoding alcohol dehydrogenase catalytic domain-containing protein, which produces MRALVFDGELRVTELPIPRPGEGEALIRVLTAGICNTDLEILRGYLGFRGVPGHEFVGVVEQCANPNLQGKRVTGEINCVCHKCPFCQLEMPHHCLNRTVLGIAGRQGAFAEFVTLPEENLHIVPASIRDDVAVFTEPLAAAFRIVEQIPVTANDRVVVLGDGKLGQLCAQVLWLLTKKLLCIGKHEWKLALLNALHIPTALKDDPVERNVDMVVEATGSPEGIARALELVRPEGAIVLKTTLADTGPLNLSLPVINEIRIIGSRCGPFRPALEALASNTVEVRPMITETYELRDADVAMQRAAAPDVLKVLLHI; this is translated from the coding sequence ATGCGAGCCTTGGTGTTCGACGGTGAATTGCGCGTAACGGAACTACCGATTCCACGGCCTGGCGAAGGCGAGGCGTTGATTCGGGTTCTGACGGCGGGAATCTGCAACACGGATCTCGAAATTCTCCGTGGCTATTTGGGCTTCAGGGGCGTGCCGGGCCACGAGTTCGTGGGCGTGGTCGAGCAATGCGCGAATCCCAATCTGCAAGGCAAGCGCGTGACCGGTGAAATCAACTGCGTTTGCCACAAATGCCCCTTCTGCCAGCTCGAGATGCCGCATCATTGCCTGAACCGCACGGTGCTCGGCATCGCTGGACGGCAGGGCGCCTTTGCGGAATTTGTCACGCTGCCGGAGGAAAATCTGCATATCGTGCCGGCTTCAATCCGCGACGACGTGGCGGTGTTCACCGAACCGCTGGCGGCGGCGTTTCGCATCGTCGAGCAAATTCCGGTCACGGCGAATGATCGCGTCGTGGTGCTGGGCGACGGCAAACTGGGCCAGTTGTGCGCGCAGGTGTTGTGGCTTTTGACGAAAAAACTGCTTTGCATCGGAAAGCATGAGTGGAAACTGGCCCTGCTCAACGCCCTGCATATACCGACCGCCCTGAAAGACGATCCCGTCGAGCGGAACGTGGACATGGTCGTCGAGGCAACGGGATCGCCGGAAGGCATCGCGCGCGCGCTTGAACTGGTACGGCCGGAAGGCGCCATCGTGCTCAAGACGACCCTTGCGGACACCGGTCCGCTCAATCTCAGCCTGCCGGTCATCAATGAAATCAGGATTATCGGTTCGCGATGCGGCCCGTTTCGCCCCGCGCTCGAGGCGCTTGCCTCGAACACGGTGGAGGTCCGCCCGATGATTACCGAAACCTATGAGTTGCGCGACGCGGACGTGGCCATGCAGCGCGCCGCCGCGCCGGACGTATTGAAAGTGTTATTGCATATTTAG
- a CDS encoding response regulator, giving the protein MSKKVFTSGEVAEICGVSADTVGRWFDLGQIEGYRLGRGRDRRIPYENLRAFMIKHNIPLDRLDMGEGRILVVDDDPFYLDIIPSALTRFAEYTVLTASTGFDAGALVVQYNPQLVILDIHLSDIDGRMVCKRVKDRPETRHSRVLAISGYLDEIEMRQLSQYGFDGCLKKPFGLAELEAAVRRLIDKPPGSVANAKPSYFK; this is encoded by the coding sequence ATGAGTAAAAAGGTGTTCACAAGCGGCGAGGTGGCGGAAATCTGCGGGGTATCGGCCGATACGGTCGGGCGGTGGTTCGATTTGGGACAGATTGAGGGATACCGTTTGGGACGCGGGCGCGATCGGCGGATTCCCTACGAAAATCTTCGGGCCTTCATGATCAAGCACAATATTCCCTTGGACCGGCTCGACATGGGGGAGGGCCGGATCCTGGTGGTGGATGACGATCCCTTTTATCTGGATATTATTCCGTCGGCTTTGACCCGCTTCGCGGAGTATACGGTGCTGACGGCATCCACCGGATTCGATGCCGGCGCACTGGTCGTCCAGTATAACCCGCAATTGGTAATCCTCGACATCCATTTGTCGGACATTGACGGACGAATGGTCTGCAAGCGCGTGAAGGATCGCCCTGAAACCAGGCATTCGCGCGTGCTGGCCATTTCAGGTTATCTCGATGAAATCGAAATGCGCCAACTGTCCCAATATGGATTCGATGGATGCCTCAAGAAACCGTTTGGCCTTGCCGAACTGGAAGCAGCCGTGCGACGACTCATTGACAAGCCGCCGGGTTCCGTCGCCAACGCCAAGCCTTCTTACTTCAAATAA